The segment CACACGAAATCACTCCACATCGCCAACGGGCTCGACGAGAAACGGCTCCTGAAGCAGATACGGGAGATTGACAGACTAAATGAGAAGCTTAGGGGGTTCAAGCTGCTTAAGTCGTCTGAGTGCGACATACTCGGTGACGGGACTATGGACATGCCGGACGAGGTGCTGGAGAAGCTGGACATCGTGCTTGCCGCCGTTCACACCGGGTTCCGCCAGCCCAGGGAGCAGATAACCGAAAGAATACTTGCCGCCGTCCGCAACCCCTACGTGAACATAATCGTACACCCCACCGGGCGGCTCATAAGCGCACGCGAGGGGTATGACGTGGACATGGACAGGCTGATGGAGGCATGCGCCGAGACAGGCACGGCCCTTGAGATTAACAGCCACTTCGAACGCCTCGACCTTAACGACATAAACGCCAGAAAAGCCAAGCAGATGGGCGTCCGTGTGGCCGTCAATACGGACATGCATTACATCGACCAGTTATGGCTGATGGAGCTTGGGGTCGGCGTCGCCCGCCGGGGGTGGCTGGAGCCCAAAGACGCGATAAACACCTACCCGCTCGAAAAACTCCTCACCTTCTGCGGGGCGAAGCGGAAAAAGATGACCGCGGGACGGTAATCGATCATAAATCTGTTAGATGGGGTGCTTAACCGCTATAACATTTCCCGCTGCGCCTCTTGCGGGGCAGGGGGGGATTCTATTTTTTTGGCGGGCATTGACTTGCTCTCGCCCAGCGGCTCAAGGTGTTCAAGGCGGGCGCCGAATTTGTCAAGATCCTTGCCCGCATCCTCATACTTCTGGAGACTGTTACGGAGGTGCTTGCCCAGCGTCTCAAAGTCGCCGCCAAACCTGCCAAAATCTCCCCTGAGCGCCTGGAGATGTTCCAGGACCTCCTCAACCCTCTCCTCCAGCCGCATGCCTCTCAGGCCCAGCAGTATGGTCTGCAAATACAAGTAAAAGGTGTTGGGCGAGACGGGGATGACTTTTTTCCGCATGGCGTAGCCGGAGATGCTGCCCCCCGCGGACTCGTCCTTCACAATAGTCTCGTAGTAGACGTTCTCGGCGGGTATATACATGAGCGCGAAGTCAAACGTCCTCTCGGCGGGGCGGATGTATTTCTCGGCTATGGTGTCGATGTGCTTCTTTACGTTGTTTAAAAATTCTTTCCGCGCGCGTTTCTTTATGTCCGCGTCGTCCGCCTCGATGCAGCGTTTAAAATTTTCAAGCGGGAACTTCGCGTCTATCGGCACAAGCCTCTCGCCGAGCATGATAACGGCGTCCACACGGTCGCCGCTCTTGAACTGGTACTGAAACTCGTAGCGGTCCTGAGGTATAATCTGTGTGAGCATGTCAGTTAGCAGGAATTCACCGAACCCGCCCCTCAGTTTCGGCGGCCGCAGGATATCCTGAAGACTTGCGATGTCTTTACTGATTTCAACCACACGGTTTGTGGTCTGGTGGAGCTGCCCCAGCTTGTTCTGCACGTCGCCCACCACTTTAGCGGCGTTATCGAGCCGCGAGCCGAGGGCCTCGTGCGAGCGCATTAAGAGTTCCTGGTGCGAGTGGAGGCGCTCCCCCACCTGTTCCGTTAGCTGGCCGAGGCTCTGGCGGGTCTCGTTCCTCATGTCGTTCAGCTGCTGCTGCAGCATCAGGGCCTCTTCGCCCTTGCCGCGCCTCATGAAGGCGACCGCAATCCAGACGCATATCCCCACAAGGAGCACCAGCAGGAAAAGAATCGCGAGGTTCATGAGTTCCATAGTAAGCCTTCGTCCCTTTTATGTATAGTGTTCTTTCTTCTTTTTATAAACCTCGACCCGGAGACGGTTGTCATTCTAAGGTCATCACATATTGTCTGTTAACCACCTTCCCGTACAATATCTGACATATTAACCGATTTGAACTTCTCACTCAATGGTTTTTCACTGACGTTGTCTACCGCAGGCGTTCAAATAATTATGGTAGACAACGACCTTTACGGTCGTTGAAGCAGAGTAAACTCTGCCGCTACAAGAACTATATTTGTCGCGTCGGGCCTCCGTACCCGGCGTCTTTCTTTTTATGTCCGATATCTCCATCAGACGTTATTTTTTTCCTCGTCCGATGCGGACATCGGACGCTACAGATTCCCTCGCGTGTTACCCCTCCCAAATCCCCTTGACACCGTTGCGCGGGGTGGATTAAAATCCAGTTGTCTCCCCATACACATAAGATGTAAACATGGAAGTATTTATGAAGGCTCTGTCTAAATTAATCCGAGGCGGCAAAAAATTCCGGTCTCTGCTTGAGGACCTGAAATCCGGCGGTGAGGTGTATGCAGGCGGGCTGTGGGGCTCGTCGGCGGCGTACCTGGTGAGCGCGCTGGCTATTGATATTGATGAAAATAAAGCGGCTCCCTCCAAAATATTCGTTATCACCGCCAATGTGGAAGAGGCCGAGGAGTTCTGCGAAGACCTTAACCTGTTCCGCCCCGGCACGGCCTCGGTCTTTCAGCCCTGGGAACGTTTCTCTACCGATAAGTGGAGGCCGTCGGTACAGCTCCCCGCCGAACACCTGCAGATACTTCACCCGCTCCTTTTCAGCGGGGAGAAAGCGAAAAATTCTCCCGGGTCCCATGCCACCGCTATAGTCTGCTCCATACAGGCACTGTTGCAGGGACTTCCCCGGCCCGGTACGTTGATAAAGAACACCTGGAAGCTATCGGTCGGTGACGCGATAGACCGGCAGAAGGTACTGGGCTGGCTTTCTGAGAGGGGTTTTAACAAGGTCTCGCGTGTGGGGGCCCCCGGCGAGTACGGGTTTCGCGGAGGGATTATGGACGTCTTTCCCGCGTCCTCCGACCTGCCCGTCCGCATAGAATTCTTCGGCGACACGGTGGAGTCGCTGCGCCTCTTTGACCCCGGCACGCAGGTGTCCGTCAGGGAGATGAGTGACGCCAACATACTCGCCCTCAGAGAGGAGACGTCTCTTGCCGAAGAAGAGGGGTCTCTGTTCGATTACCTCCCCCGCGACACATGGGTTATGTTGAAAGAGCCGGCACAGATTGAGGACCGCGCCCTGAAAACCGTTCAGACCCAGCCGCGGACCCTCGACTACGGCGCGATAAAAGACAGGTGGCAGGGGTATACCACCCTGTCGCTCTCATTCCTGCCGTTTGCGGATGAAAAAGCGGCGCACAACTTTGAGGTGGAGTCTGTAGAGCGTTTTGGTACGTCGGCGGCAGGTAGTGATAACGGCGTTCAAGATTCCGGGAAGAGAGATTCTCACGATTCAAACCTGTCCGCGAGTCTCGCCGCGCTCGGCGAGTTGGACAGGGTTATGTCACAGGCCCCGCGGGGCAAAAAAGTGCGCACGGTCGTCTTTTGCGCCAACGAGGCGGAGAAAAAGCGGCTCCAAGAGCTTTTGGCCGGTACGAAGACGGGTCTCGAGCTGGCCACGGGCAGACTCAACAGGGGGTTCTTCGCAAGAGACGCCGGGCTCGTACTCTTATCCAACCATGAGATATTCCATCGCTACAGGGTCCGCCGCAGGCCGGGGAAGGCCGTGCCCGCAAGGCCCATCGAGAGCCTTTACGAGCTTGAGCGCGGCGACTGTGTTGTCCACGTCGCCCACGGTATCGCCCTGTTTCATGGTGTTGAGATGCTGGAGCACGAGGGGCAGAGCCGCGAGCATCTTGTGCTGGAGTTTGACGGCGGGACCAGGCTCTACGTCGACGGCTCGAAGATGGAACTGGTTCAAAAATATATCGGTCCCAGAGAGCACCACCCTCCGCTGAGCAGGCTGGGGGGTCAGGGTTGGACGCGCAGGCTCAAAGATGTGGAACGGGCGGTTACCGACCTGGCCTGCGAGTTGCTTGACGTGCAGGCCATGCGCCGGGCAAAACCGGGGATAAAATATCCCGCCGACATGGAGTGGCAGAAGGAGTTTGAGGGCGAGTTCCCCTACGAAGAGACCGAAGACCAGCTAAAGGTAAACGAAGAGATAAAGGCGGACATGGAGTCGCGCAGGCCGATGGACCGGCTGGTGTGCGGAGACGTGGGTTACGGGAAGACGGAGCTGGCGATACGGGCCGCGTTCAAAGCGGTCATGCACGGCAAACAGGTGGCCGTACTCGTCCCCACCACCATACTCGCCCAGCAACACTACAGGACGTTTTCCGAGAGGATGGCGGATTACCCCATAAGGGTAGAAGTCCTCAGCCGTTTCAAGACCCGTTCGGAGCAGAAGGCCACACTGGAGTCGTTGACGCAGGGCGCGGTTGACGTTGTGATAGGGACCCACCGGCTCATACAGAAAGACGTCAGGTTCAGGGACCTGGGGCTTGTCGTGATTGACGAAGAGCAGCGCTTCGGGGTTGGGCATAAAGAAAGGCTTAAGAAGCTCCGTCAGACGGTGGACGTACTTACGCTGACAGCCACGCCCATACCGAGGACCCTCCACATGTCGCTGCTTGGGCTGCGGGACATTTCGTCCCTGAGCACGCCGCCGCAGGAAAGACAGGCCGTAAAGACCAGGCTGATGCACTACTCCCCCCAGAAGATACGCCAGGCGATCCTCTTTGAACTCAACCGTGAAGGACAAGTATACTTCGTTCATAACCGGGTTTACAACATAGAGAACGTGGCCAGCGAGCTTTCGAAGATAGTGCCTGAGGCGACGATTGCCGTCGCGCACGGACAGATGTCCGAAAAAACCCTTGAGGAAAGAATGGTAGCGTTTATTGACAAGAGGTTTGATGTTTTGCTATGTACCACTATAATAGAGTCCGGCATGGACATCCCAAACGTCAATACTATCTTTATAAACGATGCGGACATGTTCGGCCTGGCGGACCTCCATCAGCTCCGGGGCAG is part of the Candidatus Bathyanammoxibius amoris genome and harbors:
- a CDS encoding DNA recombination protein RmuC, yielding MELMNLAILFLLVLLVGICVWIAVAFMRRGKGEEALMLQQQLNDMRNETRQSLGQLTEQVGERLHSHQELLMRSHEALGSRLDNAAKVVGDVQNKLGQLHQTTNRVVEISKDIASLQDILRPPKLRGGFGEFLLTDMLTQIIPQDRYEFQYQFKSGDRVDAVIMLGERLVPIDAKFPLENFKRCIEADDADIKKRARKEFLNNVKKHIDTIAEKYIRPAERTFDFALMYIPAENVYYETIVKDESAGGSISGYAMRKKVIPVSPNTFYLYLQTILLGLRGMRLEERVEEVLEHLQALRGDFGRFGGDFETLGKHLRNSLQKYEDAGKDLDKFGARLEHLEPLGESKSMPAKKIESPPAPQEAQREML
- a CDS encoding PHP domain-containing protein, producing the protein HTKSLHIANGLDEKRLLKQIREIDRLNEKLRGFKLLKSSECDILGDGTMDMPDEVLEKLDIVLAAVHTGFRQPREQITERILAAVRNPYVNIIVHPTGRLISAREGYDVDMDRLMEACAETGTALEINSHFERLDLNDINARKAKQMGVRVAVNTDMHYIDQLWLMELGVGVARRGWLEPKDAINTYPLEKLLTFCGAKRKKMTAGR
- the mfd gene encoding transcription-repair coupling factor, whose product is MKALSKLIRGGKKFRSLLEDLKSGGEVYAGGLWGSSAAYLVSALAIDIDENKAAPSKIFVITANVEEAEEFCEDLNLFRPGTASVFQPWERFSTDKWRPSVQLPAEHLQILHPLLFSGEKAKNSPGSHATAIVCSIQALLQGLPRPGTLIKNTWKLSVGDAIDRQKVLGWLSERGFNKVSRVGAPGEYGFRGGIMDVFPASSDLPVRIEFFGDTVESLRLFDPGTQVSVREMSDANILALREETSLAEEEGSLFDYLPRDTWVMLKEPAQIEDRALKTVQTQPRTLDYGAIKDRWQGYTTLSLSFLPFADEKAAHNFEVESVERFGTSAAGSDNGVQDSGKRDSHDSNLSASLAALGELDRVMSQAPRGKKVRTVVFCANEAEKKRLQELLAGTKTGLELATGRLNRGFFARDAGLVLLSNHEIFHRYRVRRRPGKAVPARPIESLYELERGDCVVHVAHGIALFHGVEMLEHEGQSREHLVLEFDGGTRLYVDGSKMELVQKYIGPREHHPPLSRLGGQGWTRRLKDVERAVTDLACELLDVQAMRRAKPGIKYPADMEWQKEFEGEFPYEETEDQLKVNEEIKADMESRRPMDRLVCGDVGYGKTELAIRAAFKAVMHGKQVAVLVPTTILAQQHYRTFSERMADYPIRVEVLSRFKTRSEQKATLESLTQGAVDVVIGTHRLIQKDVRFRDLGLVVIDEEQRFGVGHKERLKKLRQTVDVLTLTATPIPRTLHMSLLGLRDISSLSTPPQERQAVKTRLMHYSPQKIRQAILFELNREGQVYFVHNRVYNIENVASELSKIVPEATIAVAHGQMSEKTLEERMVAFIDKRFDVLLCTTIIESGMDIPNVNTIFINDADMFGLADLHQLRGRVGRYKHTAYAYLLLPAKRPVTPEGEKRLKVIEEFSELGAGFKIAHRDLEIRGAGNVLGAQQHGHIQAVGYEMFCRLLKSAVRRMKNEPSPPPGRDVLINLNLDSYLPQEYMPEEDQKLEAYRKLSRCGSVEEISNFETELRDRFGPLPAEAKNLLIEKELRLAAQAYSVRSIVRTNGRLVMKVDDLRKAEAGLYGVRHRLRVIDEKTVCLELPGSDASPEGAVHFLRKVFKLKA